Proteins found in one Engraulis encrasicolus isolate BLACKSEA-1 unplaced genomic scaffold, IST_EnEncr_1.0 scaffold_27_np1212, whole genome shotgun sequence genomic segment:
- the LOC134442995 gene encoding E3 ubiquitin-protein ligase TRIM39-like, translating to MAKPKITQADNTLETKFNAERDELLRRIWELESHDMKSIKNHAVNVILDPDTAHPNLIVSPDGKQVKYADRRQNLPDTPKRFNINSNVLGRKGFSSGKFYYEVLVKRQTLWDIGVAKESINRKGQIRLAPVYGFWTILRTNGTYIAADDPDVLLSLKGELQRVGVFVDYDAGLVSFYDADCWDHIYSFTHASFTEKIYPFFSPGASYGGQNSAPFVILPVYPID from the exons ATGGCAAAACCCAAGATAACTCAGGCGGACAATACC CTGGAGACCAAGTTCAATGCTGAGAGAGATGAGCTACTGAGGCGTATTTGGGAACTAG AATCCCACGACATGAAAAGCATTAAGAATCATGCAG TGAATGTGATCCTGGATCCCGACACAGCACATCCCAATCTCATTGTGTCTCCTGATGGGAAACAAGTGAAGTATGCAGACAGAAGACAGAATCTCCCAGACACTCCAAAGAGGTTTAATATCAACAGCAATGTGTTGGGAAGAAAGGGGTTCTCCTCTGGCAAATTCTACTATGAAGTTCTGGTCAAGAGGCAGACTCTGTGGGATATAGGAGTGGCCAAGGAGTCCATTAACAGAAAGGGACAGATAAGATTGGCACCTGTATATGGATTCTGGACAATATTGCGGACAAATGGGACTTATATAGCTGCGGATGATCCCGATGTTCTCCTCTCCCTGAAGGGGGAGCTCCAaagggtgggggtgtttgtggaCTATGATGCAGGTCTGGTCTCCTTTTATGATGCAGATTGCTGGGATCATATCTACTCATTTACCCATGCCTCCTTCACTGAGAAAATCTATCCATTTTTCAGCCCTGGTGCCAGTTATGGAGGTCAAAATTCAGCTCCTTTTGTAATCTTGCCAGTCTATCCTATCGACTAG